One window of Equus asinus isolate D_3611 breed Donkey chromosome 7, EquAss-T2T_v2, whole genome shotgun sequence genomic DNA carries:
- the CBLN2 gene encoding cerebellin-2, giving the protein MPAPGRGPRGPPLTMPGRRGALREPAGCGSCLGAALALLLLLLPAGCPVRAQNDTEPIVLEGKCLVVCDSSPSADGAVTSSLGISVRSGSAKVAFSATRSTNHEPSEMSNRTMTIYFDQVLVNIGNHFDLASSIFVAPRKGIYSFSFHVVKVYNRQTIQVSLMQNGYPVISAFAGDQDVTREAASNGVLLLMEREDKVHLKLERGNLMGGWKYSTFSGFLVFPL; this is encoded by the exons ATGCcggcgcccggccggggccccCGCGGGCCGCCGCTGACCATGCCCGGGCGCCGGGGGGCGCTGCGCGAGCCGGCCGGCTGCGGCTCCTGCCTGGGGGCGGCGCTGGccctgctgttgctgctgctgcccgCCGGCTGCCCGGTGCGGGCGCAGAACGACACGGAGCCCATCGTGCTGGAGGGCAAGTGCCTGGTGGTGTGTGACTCCAGCCCGTCTGCGGACGGCGCCGTCACCTCCTCCCTGGGCATCTCCGTGCGCTCCGGCAGCGCCAAGGTGGCCTTCTCCGCCACGCGGAGCACCAACCACGAGCCGTCCGAGATGAGCAACCGCACCATGACCATCTACTTCGACCAG GTCTTAGTAAATATTGGCAACCATTTCGATCTTGCCTCCAGTATATTTGTAGCACCAAGAAAAGGGATTTATAGCTTCAGCTTCCACGTGGTCAAAGTGTACAACAGGCAAACCATCCAG GTCAGTTTAATGCAGAACGGCTACCCGGTGATCTCAGCATTCGCAGGAGACCAGGATGTTACCAGGGAAGCTGCCAGCAATGGCGTCCTGCTGCTGATGGAAAGAGAGGACAAAGTTCACCTCAAGCTGGAGAGGGGCAACCTCATGGGGGGCTGGAAATACTCCACATTCTCGGGCTTCTTGGTTTTTCCTCTATAA